GGAACAGGAGAGATGCAGAtctaagcaaaaacaaaacaactggatTGATGTTGTCTAATGAGCAATTTAGCATTATGCAAATCATATTTTCGAAAGTGAATACGTACATGCTGGTGTCACAAAGGCCTCCGCCACTCCCAGTAAAATGTACTGGGGCGTAAGCTGGAAACAGGTCATAGAGGACACATGCAGGACCTTTCCTGATAATGTCTGCTCCACTTGTGGATAATACTTCCTGTGGATTTCGGAGATCCCTGCCAGTAGTGCTGAGATACACACACATGAACCATACCCATagctaaatgtaaattaaatatacaaagcCAAACAACAGTAAAGATGCActaggttttatttatatataaaattaacatataaacTGTTATTATAGCATTTCAAAAGTAGCACGCCTTTCGGTGTCAGTATAAGTTCCAAGGCCACTGCTGAATCAACCAAACAACATGCACTGAAATGCAACATGCACTTAAAGGTACAGTAGGTGATTTCCGAGAGCCTAGCAATAGCACTGAAAGCATAAGATctcaccctccctgcaaatcactctccaaagccacgcctcctccaaaacacatgaccgCCCACAGGCAGATCAGAGGCTAACTAGAGACATGATAAGAGACGGCACTGGTTGAATGCAACGCTGACAGATTatctcatgtctcattcaccggtgagaaaacattacagtacaaagcacatAATGTTACAATAATAACGCCTTCAATTTCTTTTATATCTGCAGTAGCATAATAAAACGTGctgatgacgtatcatgtctGCGCAAACAGGGTGCAGgaaggtatgcaaatacatatgttgacaggcaggttGGGCAGCCTTTCCAAAGCCACTGGAAGGCAAGCCTGTAGCCTTTAGCCAAAAAAGTGTAACGGCTAATGCTAACGCTGCGGTGCAGGGAATGTGATCCAAGTTGACCATtacgctttctccaatagtaagtaatacagatcCTCTCATCTCTcaatagtaagacaatctctggcCTGTCATAGCCCATGGACCGAGCGAtatgattggacgaacattttatggtccaATGCTTTCCACAGATGATAAACGCATATACATACATTTAGATCATgtaacttagtgattgctatcagGGTGAggagagactttcaaccagcataagtGGGACATTTCCAATTCCAAGGCAGCGTGAGATGAATAAGAAGTTCATTAATTGTAGTTAGGATGCTCACTTATTAATGTGGCTGGCGAGGGTAGTATTTTCTTTGGGGACTGGTAACAGGTGTTGAGAAGCTCCAGCAGTGGTGCTAAGATCAACACCGGCAGTATACTGATGACCTTCATCACTGCTACAGGCAGGAGAAAGCCGTTGAGCTTTAAGTTGGAATGCATCGTCTGCAGATAATAGCCTGATGGGATCTGTTAAaagatttaatataataaagatatTACTGATGCTaattgctgaacaaaagtatagATTTAGCCAAGCATACTAACCTGGGTAATGCAAGCTCGATATAAAAGCTGAAGTCCAAAGAGAGGGAACAGTTTGACTAGGATCTTGACGTTTTCCACACTGGTCTCACTGTAACAACCCCCATTGTTTTCCTTGGCACGGTCTAACCAGTTGGCAACATCTCCGCTTAAATGGCGATAATGGAGGCAGCACATTTTGAGAGAATTGAGGAACACTCCCAGCGTAGTTAGCAAGGAACTGCCTGTTAGTCCACAGATGAAAATTCAAAGTTGTTCAATTCAAAGAAATCAGAACAATTGAACAACTGTTAGTTATTTTTAAGAGAATTTCTCTGTGAAATTATTGTACAAgagacatacaggtgctggtgatataattagaatatcatcaaaaagttgatttatttcactaattccattcaaaaagggaaacttgtattttacattcattcattacacacagactgatatattttaaatgtttatttcttttaattttgatgattataactgacaactaaggaaaatcccaaaattcagtatctcagaaaaagttgaatattacttaagaccaatacaaagaaaggatttttaaaaatgtggccaactgaaaagtatgaacatgaaagtATGAGCAGTGTACAGCACTGAATACTTAGTTGGGgatccttttgcctgaattactgcagcaatgccgcgtggcatggagtcgatcagccctgtggcactgctcaggtgttttgagagcccaggttgctctgatagtggccttcagctcttctgcattcttgggtctggcatatcgcatcttcctcttcccaataccccatagattttctatggggttaatgtcaggcgagtttgctggccaattaagaacagggatgtCATGGTCCTTAAACtcggtactggtagctttggcactgtgtgcaggtgccaagtcctgttggaaaatgaaatctgcatctccataaagttggtcagcagcaggaagcatgaagtgctctaaaacttcctggtatacagctgcattgaccttggacctcagaaaacacagtggaccaacaccagcagatgacatggccccctaaaccatcactgactgtggaaactttacactggacctcaagcaacgtggattgtgtgcctctcctctcttcctccagactctgggaccctgatttttaaaatgctaaatttactttcatcagagaacataactttggaccactcagcagcaggtCCAGTCcattttgaagcgagacgcttctgacactgtctgttgttcaagagtggcttgacacaaggaatgagacagctgaaacccatgtcttgcatacatctgtgcgtatggttcttgaagcactgactccagctgcagtccactctttgtgaatctcccccacatttttgaatggttttgtattacaatcctctccagggtgagGTTAtcccctattgcttgtacacttttttctaacacatcttttccttcccttagcctctctattaatgtgcttggacacagagctctgttaacagccagcctcttttgcaatgaccttttgtgtcttgccctccttgtgcaaggtgtcaatggtcatcttttggacaactgtcaagtcagcagtcttccccatgattgtgtagcctactgaACTAGAccgagagaccatttaaaggcctttgcaggtgttttgagttaattagctgattagagtgtggcaccaggtgtcttcaatattgaaccttttcacaatattcaaattttctgagatactgaatttgggattttccttagctgtcagttataatcatcaaaattaaaagacaatagatatttgaaatatatcagtctgtgtgtaatgaattaatataatatacaagtttcactttttgaatggaattagtgaaataaatcaactttttgatgatattctaattatatgagcagcacctgtatgtatttgtgtatatatgtgttatGAATGGGACTGTTACCTTTTTTTGGACGGAACGTGAGCTTGTTGCGCACCATGTGAATGGCGATGAGAGCGAGGAGAACAGAGGTGAAAGGGATGAGAAAACACAGGTTTTTGGCAACTGACTGCTGAATGTAGGCAATCCCCAAAAAAACAACTGTTGAGTTCAGGTTGACCAGCCAGTAAAACCTGTGGATTGTAAACAACTGCAATATTTGCACCTCTTGTACAATGTTTTAAATGTGCACTCAGTAATTTCTTCCTCATTTTAAaccttttcatttctttcattcatttcaaaCTGCTTCAGTTATAACAGTAGAAATGCTATAAGCTTTTCCATGtacaataaaatctattttatcttAAATGGAGCGGGTCACCTCATGAAGGCTGCCATTGAAGATCACATGATCAGTTATATGCAGAGTCCCCTcactcaaaatatgaaaatagattttaattatgaaatataatagtttattttaaaaaaaaagacgttGCAAAATGCACAGGCTTTCTAGCATTAATATTATGCTACTATAGCAACAGAATTAGGACAGTCCATTTCACAAACtcacattttaattgtttcatttgacACACAAACTTCCCGCACAACTAAGAATGCAGCTCTACTGAGTAAGCTAAAGGTatgatgaaagtttttttttttttacatttaatagagTGCTAGATGATCATAGTTAGTTGATTATTTCACTGTAGCTATTGTTTGTAGCTGTTCAAGTTGATCTAACTTaccattaaaatatgcatttgttaAATGGGTCACAATGATTATGTGTTACATCAGTGAATCGGTCGCAATGAGCGTTTTATAGTAGCCTAAAGCGTGACACATTTAAGTATTTCTGGTGGTGGTGGTAACATATTTTAGAATATGTTGGCCTATATGcgattttgttttatgtattattattcaaTACTCTGTCATCAAAAAATTCCAACAATCAAAAACACTTAGTTTAGTTCAGCATTTAAAAACACGTCTCTAGACTTTGcgcttttttttaattccactgACCTGTGTCTCATCATGTAGTATTACAAAACTCTGATCATCAAGAACCAACAAATACTGTTTTTCACGATCCGACAAATACGTGAATGGGCCACATAATGTTTTTTAGTTGGGATACTTTGTGCTACATCATCGCCCCTTTCGTAACTTCAGCCACCCCGTCATCAGTGTTGCGCTGGCGCCAGCTCTGGCTAAATGCTGGCACTTTATCTCAGTAAACCTGTTTTTAGACACTTTTACTATCAAAACTAATGAATCATGGCAAATAGCATTTCTGCAGTGTAAACTGTAATCTTTTGCTTTTTACATCCACAcaactaggtgtcagtataagtACAAGACAACTGCATTTTCTACCAGTGAAACAAAATGCTGTATTGGCATGTAGAGAAAAATCTTTGTTCTGATTATATAATAATGGCCTTTTAGTATCTTACCAGTTGAAGAAGGACAGGAGCTGGCGTTGATCACAGCCTTGAAGGTGATAGGCTGCCATTGGGCAGAGGATGGCACGGATGCCGCCAATGCCAAGAGCCACAGCAACAAGCCCCGTGTAGAATAATATGTGTTGCTCGTGAGGCTCAAGTTGATGCACGAtattatgtgtgtttatatagaaATCCTCAAAAGGGAATGCAACCACAGGAAGCAAGGCGGTTCCTATAAAATTGGACCAAAACAGGAAGTCATTTATCTAGTTTTATGAATAGTTGATGGCAACCTTACATCCCCTGTTGAAAAGACCAGCAAACTGACACTAGTCCAGGACCAAACTAGCTTAAACCAGCATGGACCAGCAAAAAAATTAGCTAAGTTTGTCATTTAACAGGTTTATCATATAGCAGTGGTTCTTAGGTCCAACACATTATTCCATGTATGCTAAGATATCTCCTCCATACTAATGACAAATCTGCttgtttttaaacttattttaatatatctgagTTTCTGTTAA
The DNA window shown above is from Cyprinus carpio isolate SPL01 chromosome B25, ASM1834038v1, whole genome shotgun sequence and carries:
- the LOC109096486 gene encoding LOW QUALITY PROTEIN: solute carrier family 15 member 5-like (The sequence of the model RefSeq protein was modified relative to this genomic sequence to represent the inferred CDS: deleted 2 bases in 1 codon) — encoded protein: MPPIDAFDTHDGHLPHGICTSSYPGGMVTKPRKARKKLQVIVCVLFVELFERFTFFGIVCNMILFCTIKLGYSSYQAAMVNTCFVGASVLTPVLVGWFAETCLGRTTVLCFCALLHFFGTALLPVVAFPFEDFYINTHNIVHQLEPHEQHILFYTGLVAVALGIGGIRAILCPMAAYHLQGCDQRQLLSFFNWFYWLVNLNSTVVFLGIAYIQQSVAKNLCFLIPFTSVLLALIAIHMVRNKLTFRPKKGSSLLTTLGVFLNSLKMCCLHYRHLSGDVANWLDRAKENNGGCYSETSVENVKILVKLFPLFGLQLLYRACITQIPSGYYLQTMHSNLKLNGFLLPVAVMKVISILPVLILAPLLELLNTCYQSPKKILPSPATLITMGGSCVCISALLAGISEIHRKYYPQVEQTLSGKVLHVSSMTCFQLTPQYILLGVAEAFVTPACSLISFCLTPSNLRGVSLHFLTLSYGGGCFLGAFLIHILYFVSGGNFYPNNLSSGNMERFFFTLATLMAINTLVFWRISQRYADLSVELSSGAGHSHLYEKLLQYKTCLRYFQFLGNFRSF